The genomic segment TGCATTTCACGCCCTCGTCGCCGAGCGTGCTGCGCCATGCCTTGGAGAAGAGTGGGTCTCGATCGTGGATGAGGTGAGTGGCATTCCGCAGGAATCCACGACAGCAGTCGAGGAGGTTCCGGGCCATCTGCTTCATCCAGGCGTCATTCGGGGCGATACGGACGCCGGCGAAGTGCACTTTTTGGGTCTTGAGCTCCATCACGAAGAAGACCAAGTAGCGGACGGCGCCGAAGGCGCCGAGAGTCTCGACGGTGAAGAAGTCGCAGGCGTAGAGAGAACCCCAGTGGCTTTCGAGGAACTGCTTCCAGGTCCTATTCCGAGAGCGTTCCGGTGCTGGCTCGATGCCCGCTTCTTCGAGGATGCTGGCCACCGTGGACCGAGC from the Polyangiaceae bacterium genome contains:
- a CDS encoding integrase core domain-containing protein, translated to MASILEEAGIEPAPERSRNRTWKQFLESHWGSLYACDFFTVETLGAFGAVRYLVFFVMELKTQKVHFAGVRIAPNDAWMKQMARNLLDCCRGFLRNATHLIHDRDPLFSKAWRSTLGDEGVKCIPIPRRSPNCNPHAERFVRSIRNGCLNHFVILGERHLRHLLGEYVVHYNTERFHQGFGGQLITEQDEPGNDNGVSDVVRRRERLGGVLNFYHRNAA